The following are encoded in a window of bacterium SCSIO 12643 genomic DNA:
- a CDS encoding CPBP family intramembrane metalloprotease produces the protein MPLKNSFSHSGSFGKVLLLIALMAICMIVSLLILTGILLIFGLSPDFGGTLTATSSQENILIAKLMQITSQMGLFILPALIFGYLTAPSIANGLNIGKFPIPRSLALVVVSTLFAIPFINLLAQWNTQWHLPDSMQSIEDWMRNMQYANDKLMEVILIMDTPSDIAINVLMMAILPAVGEELLFRGVLQKEFEKSFKNPHLAIFITAAIFSAFHLQFLGFLSRLILGMLFGYLFYYSKNIWTAILAHFTNNFLALIFAIIYGSEIATQSFENNMDPMIILPSIVAIGLSGYLIYKNRSELAHG, from the coding sequence ATGCCTTTAAAAAATAGTTTTAGTCATTCCGGATCTTTTGGTAAGGTCTTATTACTTATTGCTTTAATGGCCATCTGCATGATTGTTTCTTTGCTCATATTAACCGGAATACTTCTGATTTTTGGATTATCCCCGGATTTTGGAGGTACACTTACCGCTACAAGTTCTCAGGAAAATATTCTCATTGCCAAACTGATGCAGATAACTTCTCAAATGGGTTTATTCATTCTCCCGGCTCTGATTTTTGGGTATCTCACTGCTCCTTCAATCGCAAACGGGCTGAACATAGGTAAATTCCCAATACCAAGATCTCTGGCACTGGTTGTTGTTAGCACTTTATTTGCTATTCCTTTTATTAATTTACTGGCACAATGGAATACCCAATGGCATCTACCAGACTCTATGCAATCTATTGAGGACTGGATGCGTAATATGCAATATGCCAATGATAAATTGATGGAAGTCATCCTAATAATGGATACTCCTTCGGATATTGCGATTAACGTTCTAATGATGGCCATACTTCCTGCCGTAGGAGAAGAACTACTTTTTCGAGGAGTCCTACAAAAAGAATTTGAGAAATCCTTTAAAAACCCTCATTTGGCAATTTTTATAACCGCTGCTATATTCAGTGCTTTTCACCTACAGTTTTTAGGGTTTCTATCCAGACTCATTCTTGGAATGTTGTTTGGTTACTTATTCTACTATTCCAAGAATATATGGACTGCAATTTTAGCACATTTTACAAACAATTTTCTGGCTCTGATTTTTGCTATTATTTACGGATCAGAAATAGCTACACAAAGTTTTGAAAATAACATGGACCCCATGATTATTTTACCTTCAATTGTGGCAATAGGGTTATCCGGATATCTCATTTATAAAAACCGATCAGAACTCGCTCATGGTTAG
- a CDS encoding biopolymer transporter ExbD — MNTRITPELNAGSMADIAFLLLVFFLMTTTMDDEAGMMRVLPDPDQKSEAEILRRNVLEVWVNADDRIMIEGELVSLDQVTQITKNFILNVNDNANFPEKRLKDIPFFGEMMVSKQVISLQNDKETSYRMYLQVQNELVRAYSELRNDLSDQKFGRTYEELKKSNRKSECDAIKMIYPQRISEALPN; from the coding sequence ATGAATACGCGAATTACCCCTGAACTAAATGCTGGCTCTATGGCGGATATAGCATTTCTATTACTTGTTTTCTTTTTAATGACCACAACTATGGATGATGAAGCCGGAATGATGAGAGTCCTTCCTGATCCGGATCAGAAAAGCGAAGCAGAAATTTTAAGAAGGAATGTTTTAGAAGTATGGGTAAATGCTGATGACCGAATCATGATCGAAGGAGAACTGGTATCTTTAGATCAGGTGACACAGATTACCAAAAATTTTATTTTAAACGTAAATGATAATGCCAACTTCCCAGAGAAAAGATTAAAGGACATTCCTTTCTTTGGGGAGATGATGGTATCAAAGCAGGTAATATCGCTGCAAAATGATAAAGAAACATCTTATAGGATGTATTTGCAGGTGCAAAATGAATTGGTAAGAGCATACTCTGAATTAAGAAATGATTTGTCTGATCAAAAGTTCGGACGCACGTATGAGGAACTCAAGAAATCAAATCGCAAAAGCGAATGTGACGCAATTAAAATGATTTATCCTCAAAGAATATCTGAGGCTTTACCCAACTAA
- a CDS encoding biopolymer transporter ExbD, translating to MAGKFKKDNGKGEPAISTASLPDIVFMLLFFFMVTTVMREVDLKVKVSTPEATEISKFKNKSLVTYIYIGEPNDAKVYGTSSRIQLGDAFAEVADVGPYIETERNTHDEAEVPLLITALKVDSDTKMGIVTEVKQELRKVSALKISYSSREGSVVK from the coding sequence ATGGCAGGTAAGTTTAAAAAAGATAACGGAAAGGGCGAACCAGCAATTTCTACGGCATCTTTACCGGATATTGTATTTATGCTTTTATTCTTCTTCATGGTAACTACTGTGATGAGAGAGGTAGATTTAAAAGTGAAGGTGAGTACACCTGAAGCTACTGAAATCTCCAAGTTTAAGAACAAGTCTTTGGTAACTTACATCTACATTGGTGAACCGAATGATGCTAAAGTATACGGAACAAGTTCCAGGATTCAATTGGGCGATGCGTTTGCAGAAGTTGCAGATGTAGGACCATATATTGAGACTGAACGTAATACACACGATGAGGCTGAGGTGCCATTATTAATTACTGCTTTAAAAGTGGATAGCGATACTAAAATGGGTATTGTGACTGAAGTAAAGCAAGAGTTAAGAAAGGTATCTGCATTAAAGATTAGTTATTCCAGCCGTGAAGGATCTGTTGTGAAATAA
- a CDS encoding biopolymer transporter ExbD codes for MAKREAPEINAGSMADIAFLLLVFFLVTTTMDSDMGMMRKLPPTLPPDMPKPPPIKDRNVFVVLANANDQLLVEGELMDISELKEAAKEFIANPLNKEELPEKKQVEVKYFGNVMVSKQVISLQNDNGTSYKLYLQVQNELAAAYNELRDDLAMREFGVSYESLVEDEEKDKVKAIKKVYPQRISEAEPKNVGGN; via the coding sequence ATGGCAAAAAGAGAAGCGCCAGAAATAAACGCGGGTTCGATGGCCGACATCGCCTTCCTGCTGTTAGTATTCTTCTTAGTTACGACTACGATGGATTCTGATATGGGAATGATGCGTAAGTTGCCGCCAACGCTACCGCCAGATATGCCAAAGCCACCACCGATTAAGGATCGAAATGTATTTGTTGTATTGGCAAATGCGAACGACCAACTTTTGGTGGAAGGTGAGTTGATGGACATTTCTGAGTTAAAGGAAGCTGCCAAAGAATTTATCGCAAATCCATTGAATAAAGAAGAACTTCCAGAGAAGAAACAAGTGGAAGTAAAATACTTTGGAAATGTGATGGTTTCAAAGCAGGTGATTTCTTTACAGAATGATAATGGAACATCTTACAAATTGTACTTGCAGGTGCAAAATGAGTTAGCTGCAGCGTATAATGAATTGCGTGATGATTTAGCAATGAGAGAATTCGGAGTGTCTTATGAATCATTGGTTGAAGACGAAGAAAAGGATAAAGTAAAAGCTATTAAGAAAGTTTATCCACAAAGAATTTCTGAGGCTGAACCAAAAAATGTAGGAGGAAACTAA
- a CDS encoding MotA/TolQ/ExbB proton channel family protein, with protein sequence MRKFLAVLAVAGVLTFGVTNVVNAQEDSTTEVMADDTANAAAVEEEVVEEPAEEPAAAAEVEEAPEVEKTFHQAVKQKFIEGDAGFMSFVALALILGLAIVIERIIYLSMSSSNTSKLVNDVETALNTGGIDAAKDICRNTAGPVASIFYQGLDRYDEGIEMVEKSVIAYGGVQVGQLEKNVSWISLFIALAPMLGFFGTVIGMISAFDAIAEANNISPGIVAVGIGQALITTVSGLLVAMVLQVFYNYIVSKIDSITNDMEDASISLIDILVKYQHNNK encoded by the coding sequence ATGAGAAAATTTCTAGCCGTATTGGCTGTTGCAGGAGTACTTACATTTGGAGTAACAAATGTTGTAAATGCACAAGAAGATTCAACTACTGAAGTGATGGCAGACGACACAGCTAACGCTGCTGCTGTTGAAGAGGAAGTTGTAGAAGAACCAGCTGAAGAGCCTGCTGCTGCAGCTGAAGTTGAAGAGGCACCGGAAGTTGAAAAAACGTTTCATCAAGCTGTTAAACAAAAATTCATCGAAGGTGATGCAGGATTCATGTCTTTCGTTGCGTTGGCATTAATTTTAGGTTTAGCTATTGTTATTGAAAGAATTATTTATTTAAGTATGTCTTCATCAAACACTTCTAAATTAGTGAATGATGTAGAAACTGCATTAAATACTGGTGGTATTGACGCAGCAAAAGACATCTGTAGAAACACTGCAGGACCAGTTGCAAGTATTTTCTATCAAGGATTAGATCGTTACGATGAAGGTATCGAGATGGTAGAAAAATCAGTAATTGCTTACGGTGGTGTTCAAGTAGGACAATTAGAGAAAAACGTTTCTTGGATTTCATTGTTTATCGCACTAGCACCGATGTTAGGTTTCTTCGGAACTGTAATTGGTATGATTAGCGCGTTCGATGCGATTGCAGAAGCAAACAACATTTCTCCAGGGATTGTGGCTGTAGGTATTGGTCAGGCATTGATTACTACGGTTTCTGGTCTTTTGGTAGCAATGGTATTACAAGTATTTTATAACTATATCGTATCTAAAATTGATTCTATCACCAATGACATGGAAGATGCTTCAATTTCATTGATCGATATCTTAGTTAAATATCAACACAACAATAAATAA